The following are encoded together in the Geobacter sulfurreducens PCA genome:
- a CDS encoding YybH family protein: MMLLGCIVAEISLNGTVYGYDKQASANDSSKEGVASNSIERLSEALRKALGEFDHAFQSRNVDALKQLFAPDIVMYEQGTQNRGRDDVLTNHLGPELSSFQELAATYSDIRVMESERMAIITRNFSIKGKRQGRFFGIRGTETQGWQLRDGRWELAHLHWSFPSSH; encoded by the coding sequence ATGATGCTGCTCGGGTGTATTGTGGCCGAAATCTCGTTGAACGGCACCGTGTATGGTTATGATAAGCAAGCAAGTGCTAACGATTCGTCAAAAGAAGGAGTCGCCTCAAATTCTATAGAACGCCTCTCAGAGGCGTTGCGTAAAGCGCTTGGCGAGTTCGATCACGCCTTCCAGTCGAGAAATGTCGATGCCCTGAAGCAATTGTTTGCTCCCGATATCGTGATGTATGAACAAGGCACGCAGAACCGCGGCAGGGATGATGTGCTGACAAACCACCTGGGGCCGGAGTTGTCGTCGTTTCAGGAGCTGGCCGCCACGTACAGTGATATTCGGGTTATGGAGTCAGAACGGATGGCCATCATTACCCGGAACTTCTCTATCAAAGGCAAGAGGCAGGGGCGGTTTTTCGGTATCCGGGGAACCGAAACGCAAGGATGGCAGCTTCGAGATGGGCGGTGGGAACTGGCGCATCTTCACTGGTCGTTTCCCTCTTCGCACTAG